In Streptomyces sp. TLI_146, the genomic stretch GCCAAGGTGATCCAGTTCGACCACGACGGGCTGTCGGTGTTCGGCATCGGCGAGGAGCTCTCCGAGGCGCAGTGGCGGGGCGTGGTGCGGCAGTTGCTCGCCCAGGGCCTGCTGGCGGTGGAGGGTGAGTACGGGACGCTGGTCTTGACGGAGACCAGCGGCGAGGTCCTCGGGCGCCAGCGCGAGGTCAGGCTGCGCTCGGAACCGGCGAAGCCGGAGCGCGCGCCCCGCGCACGGGCCGCGGCCAAGGCGAAGGCGGCCCCGGCCGACTTCCCGCAGGAGGCGGCCCCGCTCTTCGAGGCGCTGCGCGCCTGGCGGGCCGCGCAGGCCCGCGAGCAGGGCGTTCCGGCGTATGTGATCTTCCACGACGCGACCCTGCGGGAGATCGCAGTCGCCCGCCCCGGCTCGGTGGAGGAGCTGGGCACGATCGCCGGAGTGGGCGAGAAGAAGCTCGCGACGTACGGGGAGGGCGTGCTGGAGGTGCTGATGGGGGAGCAGGAGTAGCCGGGGGCGCCGGCGGCGCCCCCGCGGGCCTCACCGGCCCTCCCCTCCACGAGCCGTCGGCGCCCCCCCGGCGCACCCGTTACGCCTCCACGATCCGTCCCGTGACCTCGCCGAGCCCCACCCGGACGCCGTCCGGGCCCGGGGCCCACGCGGTCATCGTGACGACGTCGCCGTCCTCCAGGAACGTGCGCTTGCCGGTGGGCAGTTCCATCGGCTCCGTACCGTTCCAGGTCAGCTCCAGGAAGGAGCCGCGCTGGTCGCGCTCGGGGCCGCTCACGGTGCCCGAGCCGTACACGTCGCCCGTCCGCAGCGACGCGCCGTTCACCGTCATATGGGCGAGCTGCTGGGCGGCCGTCCAGTACATGCCCGCGAACGGCGGCTCGGCCACCAGCTGGCCGTTGAGCGCGACGGCGATACGGATGTCGAAGCCGCCCGGCACCTCGGCGTCCGCGTCGTCGAGGTAGGGCAGCAGCGGGAAGTCCCGCTCCGGCGGCGCCACCCGGGCGGCCGTCAGCGCCTCCAGCGGGGTGACCCACGCCGAGACCGACGTGGCGAAGGACTTGCCCAAGAACGGGCCGAGCGGGACGTACTCCCACGCCTGGATGTCCCGCGCCGACCAGTCGTTCAGCAGGAACAGACCGAAGACGTGGTCCTCGAAGGACGCCAGGTCCACCGGCCGGCCGAGGGCGGACGGGGTGCCCACCACGAAGCCCACCTCCGCCTCGATGTCCAGCTTCACCGAGGGGCCGAACACCGGCGCCGGGTCGGTGGGCGCCTTGCGCTGCCCGTGCGGGCGCGCCACATCCGTACCGGAGACCACGATCGTGCCGGACCGGCCGTGGTAACCGATCGGCAGGTGCTTCCAGTTGGGGGTGAGCGCGTCCCCGTCCGGCCGGAAGATCCGGCCCACGTTGGTGGCGTGGTGCTCGCTCGCGTAGAAGTCGACGTAGTCCGCGACCTCGTACGGCAGATGCAGGGTGACCGTGTCCAGCGGGTGCAGCAGGGGCTCTATGTCGGGCCGGTGCGCGGGGACCGTCACCCACGCGGTGAGCGCGCGCCGCACATCGCGCCACGCCGTGCGCCCGGCCGCGAGCAGCGGGTTCAGCGTGGGCCTGGCCAGCAGCGCCGCGTACGGGGAGCCGAGTGCGTGCGCGGCGGCCCCCGCGTCCAGGACGTGATCGCCGATGCGGACGCCGACGCGGCGGTGCTCGGGCGCGTCGGGCGTGGAGAAGACGCCGTACGGAAGGTTGTGCGGGCCGAAGGGGTCGCCCTCGGCCAGGTCGAGCGGGCTCTGCTCGGACATCTGTGCCTGCCTCGCTTTCCACGGGTGTGGAGGACACGTTACGTCGGCGATGGTTGCGTAGGCAGTGTCTAAAGAGTTCGTAATGTCCGGAAACTCCGTCTCCGGAAGGGGCGATTCCGCCCTTACCGTCCTTGCCGGGACACGAACACGGCGAGGGGGCCGTGCGTCCCTGGGGGGGACTGGTGTCGCGCAGCAACGCCCTGTTCACGGCCGACCGGACCGTGCCCGCACTGATCGTGAAGATCGGGAACTACCCGCTCCACCACGGCGGCGTCGGCGCCATCCGC encodes the following:
- the fahA gene encoding fumarylacetoacetase, with translation MSEQSPLDLAEGDPFGPHNLPYGVFSTPDAPEHRRVGVRIGDHVLDAGAAAHALGSPYAALLARPTLNPLLAAGRTAWRDVRRALTAWVTVPAHRPDIEPLLHPLDTVTLHLPYEVADYVDFYASEHHATNVGRIFRPDGDALTPNWKHLPIGYHGRSGTIVVSGTDVARPHGQRKAPTDPAPVFGPSVKLDIEAEVGFVVGTPSALGRPVDLASFEDHVFGLFLLNDWSARDIQAWEYVPLGPFLGKSFATSVSAWVTPLEALTAARVAPPERDFPLLPYLDDADAEVPGGFDIRIAVALNGQLVAEPPFAGMYWTAAQQLAHMTVNGASLRTGDVYGSGTVSGPERDQRGSFLELTWNGTEPMELPTGKRTFLEDGDVVTMTAWAPGPDGVRVGLGEVTGRIVEA